A window of Theileria parva strain Muguga chromosome 4 map unlocalized ctg_529, whole genome shotgun sequence genomic DNA:
ACTATAACACCATGGaagataaattttatctaaattcATATGAAAAGGAGTATGTGAATAGACAAAAGTCAGAAATAACTGGAGTGTTGAAGGACTTTTTATCCTCTTTTGTAACAAACCCATATTCATCACCTTTATTGCCAAATACCATAATACTCACATGTACCTACACTAACAAGTATGCCAACGTGGTAAGTTTTAACTAACTAATGAGATTAAACTGTAAAATGTTTagagtaaaatattgaagGAGTTGTTTGTCGAAGACTTGAACTACTTTTCACTTTGCTCAAGTGATATAAAGGATGAATTCGATAAAAAAGTCAGAATTTGTGAGAACATTGAAAACTTTTCCTCATCGATTCATGAAGTTAAGAAAACGAAGTTCAATGTAGGAGAGTTCAACCAGATTGTTGGCCACTCAGACTTATACACACATCTGCTGAACATACACAACTCTTCATACACgaagtaattttatttttaaaatttaaaacacaTTCTCACTTGTAATTAGAAATTTCTATACACTTCGTCATTTATTGTTAGGTTTCtccaaaaattaaaacagCTTGTCGGTCAGGAAGTCAACATCAATAATGTTAAGAAATCAATAGATACTATGGTATCCCAGGTCTTATCAGACTATGATAATCAAGTAAAACAGTCTAaggataattttaagaatgATGAAGTCACCGATAAGATATACTCTGAGATGAAAAACAGATTTGTAAAGAGCATACAGCACTACTTGTATTTGTTTAAccaaaatttgataatgaACATAATATCTCAATCATTGAATGGTCATGAACAAGATTTGAAAAAACTCAAAGTAACGCCATCACTGGACGAGTAAGTTTActaacattaaattatatatatggTCATGCgaatatatacaaaataaaattatattattaaataataaaattaataggGATTTGTcgaatttgataaataaatatgacAGTCAGTACTGCAAGAATGTCAAAAAGGTCAAGTACAGTATACTGGATAGTTATAAACTATACGACGCGGTGACGAAGTCGTTCAGATTTGACTTGATTCTAAGTTTGAGGGATTATTCCAACGGGATAATGGAGAAAGTGATAAGGCTAGGGAATTATTACCATGAGTTCTCGATCATTGATGGGCTTAGGTTCACGCCGAGTGAAAACGTAGTtggatttattaaaaaaataattagtaaGATCAATATTCCACTCAAAATAAGAATATCATACCTAAGTCCAACAGCTTTTGGATTCTCTAACTTGTTCAAGTAAGTAAATGAatcaaatgtgtaacattaaacacatttatagTTCATGAGTAATATTGATTTAGGTCAGAAAACGTAATTGGGCGAGACACTAGATGGTATTTTACAGGAAAGAGTACTAAAAAGTAGAAAACATTGGAAGGCTGGTTAATAACTTAtaatttgtgtaaatttaataaagtgAGGCGAATCACACCCAGAATCACaataaacaatatattaaaataattcattattaatatacattataactatttttaaatttaataagaAGTTATGGGATGGCATATTCAGAAGTATATCGCCAAGGCAGGTAGAGCTGTTAACCCACTCACATGGTATAAAGCCTGGAACAATAACCAGGGGAAACAGTTATCAGATGTGGCAAGGAGCATCGCATATGGGCTAAATAATGAATTCGCACAAATCGGAAGAGTAAGCCAGTACAGATACTGGTGGTGGGCCAATCCACTAGGAGCAGGACTGGTTGTTTATGGAATCTATAAGTTTTGGTACCTTTCATACATGGCACATAAACAACGGAAAggtttgttaaattttccATAATTTTTCTTAGTTGCCCAAGTAGTCGCAGGAGCCTATGGTCAGGGAGGCCAGTGGCTTAACCCAGTCccaaaataaattttttatcatagattttttaattttcactaatattactatttattaatatgtgtaacatataaatgtagtataatataatgtCTAGCGAGGAGTGTGATGAAGATGTAGATGATGATGAGATTCTACTAAACTCAGTAATTAAGGAAACTTGGACTTGTCATTTCACTCTAAAAGGATCACCACTAAGCTGTAAAGAGGATACAAAAGTTGTAGGCCACGACTGCAAGTATTGTAAGCTTCGATTCTGTATTAAACACAGGGCACCTGAAACACACGGATGTAATCCGAAGCCAGTGAAACTAACTAAACATGGAAGACCAAAAGCGAAGAAGTAAAACATTAGTTAAAGTTGTTTAAGATACTTATTAGTCTCTTTTTAAGGGGAATTCTTCTATACTTCGTATCGCCTGGAACTTCCTTCTCAATTACTAACCTTGAATTGAAAAATCCTCTATCAGCGGCTTTATCACTCAATCTATCACTCATTTTCCTACTATTCTTTACACTACTAGACATCTTTTCAAACTTTATTCTGTCTAGGCTCTTCCTAAGTGACCTTTTCCTAGAAAGGATCTGGTTTATCGGTTTCTTAACTTTagtaaaatgaataatCTGGTCGGAAAGTTCAGAATCCTCAGTCAATATACTAGTAACTTTGGCCTTCGGATTTTTGATTCTGTGGAAGAATGTTGTTGAAGAGGTTGGAAagtcataatttattatgtgATCTCCAGATACGTTGATTCCCCTGGTAACAAGGTCTGTAGCGACCAGAATTCTAGGCTCGTCCTCTTCAAATGTTTTAAGGATTGCAAGTCTTGTGGCTAGAGCTGATTTTCTATGAAACGACAAAACTGGCCAATCATGTTTTCTAAGCGTGtcatatattaatttacagttCTTCAGAGAATTACAGTATACCAGTGTTTTTTTAACTGGATTATCCACGATAAGCTTTACTAAGCAGTCTAGTTTTTGGTTAGAATCAGTTTTCTCAAAATTCAATTCGGAGCTGATCACATGGTTTTGCTCAGAAAAGACCAGCCTGCTAGTATTAAACCTCTCAAAAATCATACTTCCGCAGGTTTGGAGACCACCAAAATTTATAGTAGAGCCCACATTTATTATCTGCACTGGTGGTGGAGCCTTTGGAGTTCTTTTTTCTACATCCACTAGGGGATTATATGTTCGTGGTCTTGGGCGAAGCTTTGAAATGATTTCGAAAATACTACTCCTGGATGCGTTATTCTCGAAGAGCATATCCACCTCGTCGAAAACTAGACAAATCGGATAAATCCCCCttcttgtaaaatttaaaacctCGAAAACGAAATTCTGTACAGTACTAACGACTATGTCAACACATCCCCAcctataatatttgtaaaaatagtatttGATAGATTATTATCTCTATAAGTGGTtaataaatagttaataaatagCTAGTTATATAGAGCAGTTAATTGTGATACTGTATATTGTCAGAAGTTATTAGTGGTTGTTTCTTATAATTGATTGTATCGGGAATTAGTCCATCTATTGAATAGTCATTTCTAGCAGTTCTAGTCATTATCTTGTTAACTCTGTTAGGCATATTGATCGACATTGTTTCAACCTCTATTTCTTCCACTTGTTTAACTGGAACATTCtctatcatttttaattggTCCTcgtaaaataagttaatgGTATCCTTATCAGAATTGTTTTCGGCATCCTCAGTTCCAACGCTTACAGTATCCCGTTCTGAAACAGATTTTTCAACTTTCTGTGTTTTTTCAGTTGTTGCACTTGTTTCTGGAGTGGTAGATTCTGGAGATAAACATATACTTGATAGAGTCTGTACTGAAACCCTACCAAGAATGTCGATCTTGTTAATGTAGGATATCACCTGTGATACTAAGTCCTTATTTGGAACCAGAATCACTACACAGCGAACTGATCCTAATGGGTTTGCCATTATACTTCTATAGATGGAGTTCTTTGACCTCTTTCTCCAAATCTTCATCGGAACTGTTGGAAGGCCTAACATCTTCATAGTCCTAGGCTCATGTAGATATAAAACATCCAGTAACTTGTCAAGTGTAGTGCCatctttatatttttcatacATTTTGTTACCTACTGATTTAAGTCCATCAATATCTTGTCGGTAGTTGACTATATTAGAAGGAAGTAGAGAATGGCCAAGTTTATAATTCCAAGCCATTGATAAATTCCGTATTTCTTCGTCATATTTAGAAACTGAAGGATCGTCTTTAAACATTAACCGTTCAAGCATGTCGTGAATATGgtacacattatttaaaattggaaGTAAATATGCGATAGTCTTTCCAGTGCCTAAACAAttgataattaaaaaaataatacctGTTGGAGAGTGTATTGTAACATCCTTTCCACTTACAATTGAAAGATATGAAGATTCTTGAATCTCATTTAACTTAGTTAAAAGGTTATTTGCTACAAGTGAATACTTTAAGGCTGGATGAAGTTTAACTGAGGGATGTGTTGTTATATTTGTTGAATTTTGCGATATTGTACGATTTTctatatcattttcaaatttatacttatcatttaaatttttattgaaGATATATGGATTGCTTTTAAAGGACTGTGTATTAATCCTTTTATACACAGAAACTGGAAGTCTTCTAGacattaaaaaaaattattattattttcatatcattcaaatttactattatacattataaattatttatattgtttaataaCAGAGTATTACACCATCTCACTATTagttatacacatttacatgaatatgtattatatgtttttaaataacttaattGATATGAATTTAATGTATGGATggaaattttttattctatGGAATTTTTCCGCGGGAAGAATCCGTGTAActagtatatattatttaataaattataaaaatggcTGATCttatgaatataataaatcgTTTAAGGGAAGCAACATCATCTGCAAGAAAAGAATGTGATATTCAGATAAATAAAACTGTTAATGAAATGACCAGGTAACACCTGTTGTTCAATGTTATTGTAGGGACCTGAAggagaaaataataaaacacaGGTACACATGTCGCTATCAAATTGTTTTTAGAGATTcccaaattaaattaatagaGGAGTCATCCAATAATTCAGAAAAGGAGCTTGAGGAAATAAAGAAGGATGTTAGTTAAGATTCTAATAATAACTTACAGTTAGATGAGAATCTTCTTGAATTTAAGAATATAGAAAATGAATTATCAAAGCTATTTGAGCATCATTTATCGATGaaaaatgtttttatagatgattttaattaaatttacagaaTTATGAGGCCaagattaattttatagcCAACAAATATAAGAAAAACAGAGTTAAACAAAGCaagaaaatttaaaaattattatatattagaCCGAATTAACAAAAAAGAGTTGGAACATCTTGAAAAACAACTGAAGAAAAAACTTATAGAGGTGATgattataattaatgtgaTGTTTTAGAAGATGAAGAACTGCAGGGCAATGATGCTAAAACCAGATGAAACTctcataaaaattaataaaatgcTCAGTGAAATAGACATACCAtaacacattaatattcgagtataatttattagtaaaaaataacaaaaattaaccACAAggttttacacatcttatATACGTAGAATTATTTAGGAatctattttaaatttattaggaAATGTTCTATTATGAAATGGATTAATATATGgatagtattttttaactttatttttattaatattattccCCATGGTGGTTATATTAATGCTATTTTATCACtgattttgtttttttttgtatttgtaaattatataaaatgtattaattCAAAATGTAGTATATGATGTGATATTTGTACATCATATTTCTCCCTAAGAGTCCCTCTTTTATCGCACATTCAATAATAATCTTAAAGAATGGGCTCAGAAATGTTTGATTGGTCTGAATTCACCAAAGGATTTACAAACCCTAGTCATTTTAAGAGTAATTGGCTTCCGGAATTACTTTCTGGGCTTGCTTCATTTAgttcatttattataattcatCTTTTAAGTATTTGCTCAAGGCACATTGCAGTTGCTTTTAAAGTCCCTGATCAGAATATTGGTATCTATCTTAGTAAATTGTACGGACTTCGAGCCTCtttcatatttttaggCTCTGCTCTTGAGTGTATTGTCAATTATTATGGATTCCTAGAACGTGAGTGGATGTCGTTCTTTTCATTTTGTTTAATCTTTTTTGTTAGATTTGCTTTTGTAATGTGTCTTTACGTATCCCAAAAGCCAGCCCTCCATGCctattacattttaaacctGGAGGCATTTTTCTTCGGTATCTTTCAAATGTCCTATTTTTCACTTATTCCAAAATTTGCTCCAAGAGCTGCAGTATTCTTAGATTTTTCATCAGTTTTTGTTGCATTTATGCAATTCTTATTTGATCTTTGTATGTTTGATGAGCCTATCATGATTCTTAAATCACAGGCCTGGTTATGTATTCTTTTCACATTGGTTTCATGTGGTGGATGGTACTATTACCTTTTCCTTGCCGAAAATAGGCAATCTTATTTATTGGATTGTGATAAAGAAGAAAAGGAGGAGGATAATCAATTTAAATGTctgaattttaaaaagtatGAATATAGGAAGgatatgtataaatttaggTGCCAAAAACGCTTTAGAGACCATCTTAAAAAGGTTCGTTACCCATTCGTTATcctatttttaatatttacattaaGGAATATTCTTTACCCGTCAATCCTTCCGTACGGTCTTCTGAATAGAGATGATTGCCacaatataaatttgtttataccTGTAGCCTTGGTATTAGGTTCACTGACAATTTACATGACTCATGGATTTTGGACTGAATTTAAAACACGTCCTGGAAATTACAATTTGTTTTTCCTTCTACTTTTTGTACCTATGATAATTATAACTATAGTTTCAATTTCAGCGCTTCATTCAGAAACATGTTTTGCAAAATATATAAAGGGGTCACCAATTCGCGTTTTATTCCTTTTGCTTGGATTGTTGTACTGTTCTAATGTTATGCAGTCACTTAGTTATGTCGCAGTTGCAAATTATGTTTACTACCAATCAAAGTGCAGTCCAACAAAGCTTAGTGTCCTGGCATTGCACAATCTGGTGGCAAGTGTTTGCCGCTACTTTACATATAAAATAGGAGTGGGTTACGCATGCTGTAGAGTAGAAAACGCATATGCAATGACAGTTTTCCATCCGACATATAGAATGAATAATATTGAAGCAACATATTACTGGGTCACAGCTTCATGTAAACGGGCATACAAGGACGTGTTTAATGACTTTAATCTAAATATTCAggaatatatttaatgttttgCACATGTTTATTCGTTAATAATACATGGATCCtctatatattatttgaatttagatataaataactagATGGACCCttttatttctttaaaaattatttttgtatGATCAAAAACACAATAATCCGAAAGGGATCTAATAATAGGTATGTTTTAATGAGGGTATTTATATCAAACAATGatataatatactcaaATCTACACAGTATAGATCAAAATATAGTCTTTAATGTGctattttttacattgGATGTGTGATctttaatgtttttattttcactGTTTAATTTGCCtcctttaatatttaaattgaTGTCTTCATCATAAAATGAAGTAAAAGAATTTCAGAACAAGCAATAATaggataaatattttaataaaatgtcTGATAAAAGCGTTAAAAAAGTTGAAACTGCGGAAAATGATAGTATTATTCATAAAGCACCTGATATAATTCTTGCTTTTGTGTGCCTTGCTACATATTTTCTTGAGACAGAACTAAGTTTCATATCACTTTACTTCTTAGAAACATTGCACATTCCACACATTCATCTGGGAATATACAACTCTAAACTAAATTGTTATCGcagtatatttataatactgGGTTGTTTGACGGAATATGgtatttacaaaatatgTGATAGATTTAAACTAGAAAAGAAATATCAATCTTATAGAGAATGCTTAAGTGtcttttatttatttttattgtgTTTTGTGAGATCAATTCTCTTGTTAACGCTGTATTTCTCTAAGAAGCTATCATTACATTTATACATAGTACTAAATGCCGAAGCCTTTTATTTTGGGCTATTCCAGACTTCGTTAATCTCTTTATCTCTTGACCATTCTGGAGAAATTAAGgcagttaattattttttattaatgatAATACAATTGATTCAATTTCTAGTTAGTAGAACGGAAACAATTGATCACTTTTTAATGGTTAAAGCCCATTTCTGGATTTGCACAATACTTTCAA
This region includes:
- a CDS encoding putative integral membrane protein, with product MGWHIQKYIAKAGRAVNPLTWYKAWNNNQGKQLSDVARSIAYGLNNEFAQIGRVSQYRYWWWANPLGAGLVVYGIYKFWYLSYMAHKQRKVAQVVAGAYGQGGQWLNPVPK
- the RH50 gene encoding DEAD/DEAH box helicase family protein, with amino-acid sequence MSRRLPVSVYKRINTQSFKSNPYIFNKNLNDKYKFENDIENRTISQNSTNITTHPSVKLHPALKYSLVANNLLTKLNEIQESSYLSIVSGKDVTIHSPTGTGKTIAYLLPILNNVYHIHDMLERLMFKDDPSVSKYDEEIRNLSMAWNYKLGHSLLPSNIVNYRQDIDGLKSVGNKMYEKYKDGTTLDKLLDVLYLHEPRTMKMLGLPTVPMKIWRKRSKNSIYRSIMANPLGSVRCVVILVPNKDLVSQVISYINKIDILGRVSVQTLSSICLSPESTTPETSATTEKTQKVEKSVSERDTVSVGTEDAENNSDKDTINLFYEDQLKMIENVPVKQVEEIEVETMSINMPNRVNKIMTRTARNDYSIDGLIPDTINYKKQPLITSDNIQWGCVDIVVSTVQNFVFEVLNFTRRGIYPICLVFDEVDMLFENNASRSSIFEIISKLRPRPRTYNPLVDVEKRTPKAPPPVQIINVGSTINFGGLQTCGSMIFERFNTSRLVFSEQNHVISSELNFEKTDSNQKLDCLVKLIVDNPVKKTLVYCNSLKNCKLIYDTLRKHDWPVLSFHRKSALATRLAILKTFEEDEPRILVATDLVTRGINVSGDHIINYDFPTSSTTFFHRIKNPKAKVTSILTEDSELSDQIIHFTKVKKPINQILSRKRSLRKSLDRIKFEKMSSSVKNSRKMSDRLSDKAADRGFFNSRLVIEKEVPGDTKYRRIPLKKRLISILNNFN
- a CDS encoding putative integral membrane protein — protein: MGSEMFDWSEFTKGFTNPSHFKSNWLPELLSGLASFSSFIIIHLLSICSRHIAVAFKVPDQNIGIYLSKLYGLRASFIFLGSALECIVNYYGFLEREWMSFFSFCLIFFVRFAFVMCLYVSQKPALHAYYILNLEAFFFGIFQMSYFSLIPKFAPRAAVFLDFSSVFVAFMQFLFDLCMFDEPIMILKSQAWLCILFTLVSCGGWYYYLFLAENRQSYLLDCDKEEKEEDNQFKCLNFKKYEYRKDMYKFRCQKRFRDHLKKVRYPFVILFLIFTLRNILYPSILPYGLLNRDDCHNINLFIPVALVLGSLTIYMTHGFWTEFKTRPGNYNLFFLLLFVPMIIITIVSISALHSETCFAKYIKGSPIRVLFLLLGLLYCSNVMQSLSYVAVANYVYYQSKCSPTKLSVLALHNLVASVCRYFTYKIGVGYACCRVENAYAMTVFHPTYRMNNIEATYYWVTASCKRAYKDVFNDFNLNIQEYI